A single genomic interval of Devosia oryziradicis harbors:
- the frr gene encoding ribosome recycling factor, which translates to MAYDLSDLKTRMQKSIASLRDELAGLRTGRASPSLLEPVTVEAYGSRMPLNQVATVTVPEPRMLSVQVWDRQMANAVEKAIRDSGLGLNPMGEGQVIRVPLPELNEQRRKELAKVAHNYAEAARVAVRHIRRDGMDALKKAEKDGDLSQDDSRVQADLVQKATDAAVAEIDQVLAAKEAEIMQV; encoded by the coding sequence ATGGCCTATGACCTTTCCGATCTGAAGACCCGTATGCAGAAGTCCATTGCGTCCCTGCGCGATGAACTCGCGGGCCTCAGGACTGGCCGCGCCAGCCCCAGCCTGCTGGAGCCCGTGACTGTCGAGGCCTATGGCTCGCGCATGCCGCTGAACCAGGTTGCGACCGTAACCGTCCCCGAGCCGCGCATGCTTAGCGTGCAGGTGTGGGACCGGCAGATGGCCAATGCGGTCGAAAAAGCCATCCGCGACAGTGGCCTGGGTCTCAACCCGATGGGGGAGGGGCAGGTGATCCGCGTGCCGCTGCCGGAGCTCAACGAGCAGCGCCGCAAGGAACTGGCCAAGGTTGCGCACAACTACGCGGAGGCTGCTCGCGTGGCTGTTCGGCATATCCGCCGCGACGGTATGGATGCGCTCAAGAAGGCGGAAAAGGATGGCGACTTGAGCCAGGACGATTCGCGTGTGCAGGCCGACCTCGTCCAGAAGGCGACGGATGCTGCGGTGGCGGAGATCGACCAGGTCCTGGCCGCCAAAGAAGCAGAAATCATGCAGGTCTAA
- a CDS encoding isoprenyl transferase, whose protein sequence is MSIDPAINADFAQRPRLRIPAHLGVIMDGNGRWAQARGKRRTEGHIEGVKALRNLVELCITYGVGHLTVFSFSSENWARPKDEISFIFNLLRRFVASDLQRLIRNNVRVRIIGTREGLEPSLVRLIDDVEAKTQANTGLVLVVAFNYGGKAEIAEAARKLAREVAAGRLSPDAITEERLAGALYTAGLPDPDLIIRTSGEQRISNFLLWQAAYAEFVFVEENWPDFNEASFVRVLETFSRRDRRFGGIEAVQS, encoded by the coding sequence ATGTCCATTGATCCAGCCATCAACGCCGACTTCGCGCAGCGCCCGCGTCTGCGCATTCCGGCGCATCTTGGCGTGATCATGGACGGCAATGGCCGCTGGGCACAGGCGCGCGGCAAGCGCCGCACCGAGGGCCATATCGAGGGCGTGAAGGCGCTCCGCAATCTGGTCGAGCTTTGCATCACCTACGGCGTCGGGCATCTGACGGTGTTCAGTTTCTCTTCGGAAAACTGGGCGCGGCCAAAGGACGAAATATCCTTCATATTCAATCTGCTGCGCCGGTTTGTTGCATCGGACCTGCAGCGACTGATCCGCAACAATGTTCGCGTCCGCATCATCGGCACCCGCGAGGGCCTGGAGCCCAGCCTGGTGCGGCTGATCGATGACGTGGAAGCCAAGACCCAAGCCAATACCGGGCTCGTGCTCGTCGTCGCCTTCAACTATGGCGGCAAGGCCGAAATAGCGGAGGCCGCTCGCAAGTTGGCACGCGAGGTCGCGGCCGGTCGGCTCTCGCCTGACGCTATTACCGAAGAACGGCTCGCCGGCGCGCTTTATACTGCGGGCCTGCCCGATCCGGACCTGATCATCCGCACCAGTGGCGAGCAGCGCATTTCCAATTTCCTGCTGTGGCAGGCGGCATATGCCGAGTTCGTCTTCGTCGAAGAGAACTGGCCCGATTTCAACGAGGCCAGCTTCGTACGTGTGCTGGAGACCTTCTCACGGCGCGATCGGCGCTTTGGCGGCATAGAGGCAGTGCAATCTTGA
- a CDS encoding phosphatidate cytidylyltransferase gives MTSPGDPASEPAAGRRRTWADLGPRLVSAFVLIALTATALYVGGYVFAAVVGAVFAGAYREWETMVSRAPLTPAGMVLIGLVAVAGLIHPLFGPLGTAGVIGLACLVAVAMRGEGVLWRILGLVIYGAVIVAALAMRGDTLIGVWAGVYLGTVVWMTDSAAFFTGRQIGGEKLAPQISPSKTWSGALGGLALGTGAGLLFWIVATDSPWWIGLVLSAAISVLGQLGDLGESAIKRHFRIKDSGDIIPGHGGLMDRLDSLTFGILLVLLVGALHAGYGSVAEGLLYW, from the coding sequence TTGACCAGTCCGGGCGATCCCGCGTCAGAGCCTGCCGCCGGTCGCCGCCGCACCTGGGCCGACCTGGGCCCCCGACTGGTCTCGGCCTTCGTGCTGATCGCCTTGACCGCGACCGCGCTCTATGTCGGGGGCTATGTCTTTGCCGCTGTGGTTGGCGCCGTATTTGCCGGCGCCTATCGCGAGTGGGAGACCATGGTTTCGCGCGCGCCGCTGACCCCGGCCGGGATGGTGCTGATCGGGCTGGTGGCGGTCGCGGGACTCATCCATCCGCTGTTTGGACCGCTCGGCACCGCCGGAGTCATCGGGCTGGCTTGTCTCGTGGCCGTCGCCATGCGTGGCGAAGGGGTGCTTTGGCGCATCCTGGGCCTGGTGATCTATGGCGCGGTCATCGTGGCGGCGCTGGCGATGCGCGGGGATACGCTGATCGGCGTCTGGGCGGGGGTCTACCTGGGGACCGTGGTGTGGATGACCGATTCCGCAGCTTTCTTCACCGGCCGGCAGATCGGTGGCGAAAAGCTCGCGCCGCAGATTTCGCCGTCCAAGACCTGGTCGGGCGCATTGGGCGGACTGGCGCTGGGAACCGGGGCAGGGTTGCTGTTCTGGATCGTGGCGACCGATTCTCCCTGGTGGATCGGGCTGGTGCTGTCGGCCGCGATCAGTGTTCTGGGGCAGCTTGGAGATCTTGGCGAGAGCGCCATCAAGCGGCATTTTCGGATCAAGGACAGCGGCGACATCATTCCGGGGCATGGCGGCTTGATGGATCGGCTGGACAGCCTCACATTCGGCATCTTGCTGGTGCTGTTGGTGGGCGCCCTGCATGCCGGCTATGGCTCGGTCGCAGAGGGGCTGCTCTACTGGTAG
- the rseP gene encoding RIP metalloprotease RseP encodes MFDFIYWLLSYVVPFLAVLTVIVFIHEMGHYLVARWNGVAIDAFSIGFGKELIGRTDRHGTRWKISAIPLGGYVRFTGDMNAASVPDPEALAKVDPALAPKLFANKNVWQRIAVVVAGPLANVILTFVILYALLLGYGRFVTTPVVAEVAMNSVAEEAGILPGDTLLSVDGYAVRGFEDFDRLIATSPARPVTIEFERAGDRQVVTVVPDANEVKDRFGNRQRVGDVGAYPFVLPPQVGSVIEGSPAEAAGIEAGDILVSVDGQRVGDFQGFQRLVVGKPDQPVTLELERAGQLKTVQLIPEATEVETRAGETEVIGRVGIGSGQPDAIDRTVYRPGPVEALGMTVEEIRFIIQRTAAFLGDFFVGRGDVEQLGGPVKVAKVSGEVATLGIVALINLTALLSLNIGIFNLLPVPMLDGGHLLYYLVEAVRGRPLSMRVQEMGFRFGFALVLALMVFTLFNDTLFAYFGILR; translated from the coding sequence ATGTTCGATTTCATCTACTGGCTGCTGTCTTATGTGGTGCCTTTCCTCGCGGTCCTGACGGTTATCGTCTTCATCCACGAAATGGGCCACTACCTGGTGGCGCGATGGAATGGCGTGGCTATCGATGCCTTTTCCATCGGCTTCGGCAAGGAACTGATCGGGCGCACTGACAGGCACGGCACGCGCTGGAAGATTTCGGCTATTCCCCTGGGCGGCTATGTGCGCTTCACCGGGGATATGAACGCGGCCAGCGTGCCCGACCCCGAGGCGCTCGCCAAGGTCGATCCCGCCTTGGCCCCCAAGCTGTTCGCCAACAAGAATGTGTGGCAGCGCATCGCGGTCGTTGTCGCCGGGCCGCTGGCCAATGTCATCCTCACATTTGTCATCCTCTATGCCCTGTTGCTCGGTTATGGACGCTTCGTGACCACGCCTGTCGTGGCCGAGGTGGCCATGAACTCGGTGGCGGAGGAAGCGGGCATCCTGCCGGGAGACACGCTGCTTTCGGTGGACGGCTACGCCGTTCGCGGCTTCGAGGACTTCGACCGGCTGATCGCCACCAGCCCTGCACGCCCGGTGACGATCGAGTTCGAACGGGCTGGCGATCGGCAGGTGGTTACGGTGGTGCCTGACGCCAACGAGGTCAAGGACCGCTTCGGCAATCGCCAGAGGGTCGGCGATGTAGGCGCTTACCCCTTCGTCCTCCCGCCTCAGGTAGGCTCGGTCATCGAAGGCTCGCCCGCCGAGGCGGCCGGCATCGAAGCCGGCGATATCCTCGTTTCCGTCGACGGGCAGCGGGTGGGCGATTTCCAGGGCTTCCAGCGTCTTGTCGTGGGCAAGCCAGACCAGCCGGTGACACTGGAGCTGGAGCGCGCTGGGCAGCTCAAAACCGTCCAGCTGATTCCGGAAGCAACCGAGGTGGAGACCCGGGCAGGCGAAACCGAGGTCATCGGCCGAGTCGGTATTGGCTCTGGCCAGCCCGACGCTATCGATCGAACGGTTTATCGGCCGGGTCCGGTCGAAGCGCTCGGGATGACGGTCGAGGAGATCCGCTTCATCATCCAGCGCACCGCTGCGTTCCTGGGGGATTTCTTTGTTGGCCGCGGCGATGTCGAGCAGTTGGGCGGACCGGTCAAGGTCGCCAAGGTATCGGGCGAAGTGGCGACGCTTGGAATCGTAGCGCTGATCAACCTCACGGCTTTGCTGTCGCTAAATATCGGAATTTTCAACCTTTTGCCGGTTCCGATGCTCGACGGCGGTCATCTGTTGTACTATCTGGTGGAAGCTGTCAGGGGGCGTCCGCTGAGCATGCGAGTGCAGGAAATGGGGTTCCGGTTCGGATTCGCCCTGGTTCTGGCGCTCATGGTGTTCACGCTGTTCAACGACACGCTGTTCGCCTATTTCGGGATCCTGCGTTAG
- the bamA gene encoding outer membrane protein assembly factor BamA gives MIHPTKLMRGALLALAILGAAPLAGPSIPLLGAVTAQAQEQLVGSVLFEGNRRFSDSQLLAMVDVSASGIFTQQRLAADIESIRQAYDRDGFLSVSVTARTEPTNDGRVRVIFTVNEGNRAGIAAINFTGNNSFGANSLKSTMLTKETGILSWLFKDDSYDERKLAVDRERIRLYYANRGYPDAQVTSVGEYDATKNAYFINFTINEGQKYEFANVGIETSISGLDTNALKGTVQTGQGGNYSASDLQQSIEDMAYEAAVQGYSFADVRARLDRDVANGTFNVTYLVDEGARVYVERINITGNTKTRDFVIRRELEFAEGDPFNRALVVRGRENIDKLGFFSAVEVTTGPGSAPDKVVVNIAVTETSTGEYGATAGYSTVDGILGEVSLSERNFLGRGQYLRAAIGASQSGRTFDFSFTEPRFMGLKVSAGVDVYHRISDESAATFYGSESTGGQLRVGVPITADVSGTVFAGLERKVIVDKNPDNSLLVANGQEFYKAFVGYTLTYNTLDDAKHPTEGMLATFTQQYIGWNHSLVRSEAKARYFMPIVEDSGIVASLRGQAGVINDLSGNGVHSVESYVAGSQLIRGFEGRGLGPRIQNGEYLGAIAYAGVSAEVQFPIPGIPESYGLSGAVWADAAWIDGVNVPRLDGNTVDPNSVDVPWRTSIGASLIWESPFGPLRGDFAHVINKSTSDRTQVFQLTMSSLF, from the coding sequence ATGATCCATCCCACCAAGCTGATGCGCGGCGCCCTCCTGGCGCTTGCGATACTGGGTGCCGCTCCGCTTGCCGGACCCAGCATTCCGCTTCTTGGCGCTGTGACTGCTCAAGCTCAGGAACAACTGGTCGGCTCGGTGCTCTTCGAGGGCAACCGCCGCTTCTCGGATAGCCAGCTTCTGGCAATGGTCGACGTCTCGGCGTCGGGCATCTTCACCCAGCAGCGTCTGGCCGCGGATATCGAAAGTATCCGCCAGGCTTATGATCGCGACGGGTTCCTTTCTGTTTCGGTGACCGCGCGCACAGAGCCGACCAATGACGGTCGTGTTCGGGTCATCTTCACCGTCAATGAAGGCAATCGCGCGGGTATCGCTGCGATCAACTTCACAGGTAACAACAGCTTCGGCGCCAACAGCCTCAAGAGCACTATGCTCACCAAGGAAACGGGCATCCTGAGCTGGCTCTTCAAGGACGACAGCTATGACGAGCGCAAGCTCGCCGTCGACCGCGAGCGCATCCGCCTCTACTACGCCAACCGTGGTTATCCGGACGCACAGGTCACCTCTGTGGGTGAGTACGACGCGACCAAGAATGCGTATTTCATCAACTTCACCATCAATGAAGGCCAGAAGTACGAATTCGCCAATGTCGGCATCGAGACCAGCATTTCCGGCCTGGACACCAATGCGCTCAAGGGCACGGTGCAGACCGGGCAGGGCGGTAATTATTCGGCAAGCGATCTCCAGCAGTCCATCGAGGACATGGCTTACGAAGCCGCCGTGCAGGGTTATTCCTTTGCCGACGTCCGTGCACGCCTGGATCGTGACGTTGCCAATGGGACCTTCAACGTAACCTACCTCGTGGATGAAGGTGCGCGCGTCTATGTCGAGCGCATCAACATCACCGGCAACACCAAGACCCGTGACTTCGTGATCCGCCGTGAGCTGGAGTTCGCCGAAGGCGACCCCTTCAACCGTGCACTGGTAGTCCGTGGTCGTGAGAATATCGACAAGCTGGGCTTCTTCTCGGCGGTCGAGGTTACGACCGGTCCTGGCTCGGCGCCGGACAAGGTGGTCGTCAATATCGCCGTGACGGAAACCTCGACGGGTGAGTATGGCGCCACTGCCGGTTATTCGACCGTCGATGGCATCCTGGGCGAAGTGTCGCTGAGCGAGCGCAACTTCCTGGGTCGCGGTCAGTATCTGCGTGCCGCAATCGGCGCGTCGCAGTCGGGCCGTACCTTCGACTTCTCGTTCACCGAACCGCGCTTCATGGGCCTCAAGGTTTCGGCCGGTGTCGACGTCTATCACCGCATCAGCGATGAATCGGCGGCAACCTTCTACGGTTCGGAATCGACTGGTGGTCAGTTGCGTGTCGGCGTGCCGATCACGGCCGACGTGTCGGGCACGGTGTTTGCGGGCCTCGAGCGCAAGGTCATTGTCGACAAGAACCCCGACAATTCGCTGCTCGTGGCGAATGGCCAGGAATTCTACAAGGCCTTTGTCGGTTACACGCTGACCTACAACACGCTCGACGACGCCAAGCACCCCACCGAAGGCATGCTGGCAACGTTCACGCAGCAGTATATCGGTTGGAACCACAGCCTGGTTCGCTCCGAGGCCAAGGCTCGCTACTTCATGCCGATCGTTGAGGATAGCGGTATCGTGGCCAGCCTGCGTGGCCAGGCCGGGGTGATCAACGACCTGAGCGGCAATGGTGTCCACTCCGTGGAATCCTACGTGGCAGGTTCGCAGCTCATCCGTGGCTTCGAGGGTCGTGGCCTTGGGCCGCGCATCCAGAACGGCGAGTATCTCGGTGCGATTGCCTATGCCGGTGTTTCGGCTGAAGTGCAGTTCCCGATCCCCGGCATTCCGGAGAGCTACGGACTGAGCGGCGCCGTCTGGGCCGATGCGGCCTGGATCGACGGCGTGAATGTGCCGCGCCTGGACGGCAACACGGTTGACCCCAACAGCGTGGACGTGCCGTGGCGGACTTCGATCGGCGCCTCGCTGATCTGGGAAAGCCCGTTTGGCCCGCTGCGTGGCGACTTCGCCCACGTGATCAACAAGTCGACCTCGGATCGTACCCAGGTCTTCCAGCTGACGATGTCCAGCTTGTTCTAG
- the lpxD gene encoding UDP-3-O-(3-hydroxymyristoyl)glucosamine N-acyltransferase, giving the protein MVDTRFHRFAGPHPIGTILAALERADMVAGLADANLSISGVTELHLAGANDLALAAHTSYIEELRATSAGAVIVLPALRDVVPAHTLAVVADKPHQLFADILDHLYPSSTRAVIASGRDDLGAPVFERDVSIGSNVVVGPGVEIGRGTIIGANTVIGAGVTIGRNCVIAANCTIDCAYIGNEVVIHSGVRIGTEGFGWLDFGQSNRKVPQLGRVLIQDRVEIGANSTIDRGALGDTMIGEGTKIDNLVQIGHNCKIGRSCLIAAMSGLSGSTIVEDGVLMGGGVGTSGHLTIGAGSVVHGRAAVTKNWPPGSKLAGAPAQDIRDFWREIAAMRKLSKGDKRG; this is encoded by the coding sequence ATGGTCGACACCCGCTTTCATCGTTTTGCCGGTCCGCACCCGATAGGCACCATCCTGGCTGCACTTGAACGCGCCGACATGGTGGCCGGTCTTGCCGACGCTAACCTGTCGATTTCCGGGGTGACCGAACTCCATCTGGCAGGCGCGAACGATTTGGCGCTGGCGGCGCACACCAGCTACATCGAGGAATTGCGCGCCACCTCGGCCGGCGCGGTCATCGTCTTGCCGGCGCTACGGGACGTTGTCCCGGCGCACACCCTGGCGGTGGTTGCCGACAAGCCGCATCAGCTTTTCGCCGATATTCTGGACCACCTCTATCCATCCAGCACCCGCGCGGTGATCGCGTCGGGACGCGACGACCTGGGGGCACCTGTCTTCGAGCGGGACGTCTCGATCGGCTCCAACGTCGTGGTCGGTCCCGGAGTGGAGATCGGGCGCGGCACGATTATCGGCGCCAATACGGTGATCGGCGCCGGCGTCACCATCGGCCGGAATTGCGTCATTGCCGCAAACTGCACCATTGATTGCGCCTATATCGGCAACGAGGTGGTGATCCACTCTGGCGTGCGCATCGGCACCGAGGGCTTCGGCTGGCTCGATTTCGGGCAGTCCAACCGTAAGGTCCCGCAATTGGGCCGGGTGCTGATCCAGGACCGGGTTGAGATCGGCGCCAATTCGACCATCGACCGTGGCGCCCTTGGCGATACCATGATCGGCGAAGGCACTAAGATCGATAACCTCGTGCAGATTGGCCACAACTGCAAGATTGGCCGTTCCTGTCTCATCGCCGCGATGAGCGGGCTTTCGGGCTCCACCATTGTTGAGGATGGAGTCCTGATGGGCGGCGGCGTCGGCACCTCCGGTCACCTGACGATCGGGGCGGGCTCGGTGGTGCATGGCCGCGCGGCCGTAACGAAGAATTGGCCGCCGGGCAGCAAACTTGCCGGGGCGCCGGCGCAGGATATAAGAGACTTCTGGCGAGAGATCGCCGCCATGCGAAAACTTTCCAAGGGGGACAAGCGGGGATGA
- the fabZ gene encoding 3-hydroxyacyl-ACP dehydratase FabZ codes for MTDSAPASTELGAMHIAEILKSLPHRYPFLMIDRIVRIDGDETAVGIKNVTFNEPIFQGHFPENPIFPGVLIIEGMAQTAGAIVIKHDSGTGKKNIVLMLGVDKAKFRKPAGPGDTIEFHIAKIQRRRNVGRYKAEAMVDGTVIAEAEITAMIVEANS; via the coding sequence ATGACCGACAGCGCACCAGCGAGCACGGAACTCGGAGCAATGCATATTGCCGAGATTCTGAAGAGCCTGCCGCATCGTTACCCGTTTCTGATGATCGATCGGATTGTCCGCATCGACGGCGACGAGACCGCCGTGGGCATCAAGAACGTCACCTTCAACGAGCCGATCTTTCAGGGTCACTTCCCCGAAAACCCGATCTTTCCGGGTGTTCTGATCATCGAGGGGATGGCCCAGACGGCTGGAGCGATCGTCATCAAGCACGACTCGGGCACCGGCAAGAAAAACATCGTGCTCATGCTGGGTGTGGACAAAGCCAAGTTCCGCAAGCCGGCCGGGCCGGGCGACACCATCGAGTTCCACATCGCCAAGATCCAGCGCCGCCGCAATGTCGGGCGGTACAAGGCCGAAGCTATGGTGGACGGCACCGTCATCGCGGAAGCCGAAATCACTGCCATGATCGTCGAGGCCAATTCGTGA
- the lpxA gene encoding acyl-ACP--UDP-N-acetylglucosamine O-acyltransferase, with amino-acid sequence MSDAVVHPTAIVGAGARLGKGVRIGPFCIVGDNVVLHENVELVSHVSIDGHTEVGAGSKIFPFASVGHVPQDLKYHGEASRLVIGERCVIRESATINPGTEGGGMLTKIGNDCLIMASAHVAHDAIIGNNVIMANYVGIAGHCHIGDNVIFGGTCVVHQFTRVGAHAFIGAASMVDGDVIPYGMAVGNRASLTGLNLVGLKRRKFDREAIHRLRAAYRLIFASEGTLRERVEDATELFKNDPLVQDVVSFIAAASDRPILMPRNGHDVD; translated from the coding sequence GTGAGTGACGCGGTCGTTCATCCGACCGCGATCGTCGGGGCCGGCGCCCGTCTGGGCAAGGGTGTCCGGATAGGCCCGTTCTGCATTGTTGGCGACAATGTCGTGTTGCACGAGAATGTGGAACTGGTGTCCCACGTTTCGATCGACGGCCATACCGAAGTTGGTGCGGGCAGCAAGATCTTCCCGTTTGCCTCGGTCGGGCACGTGCCGCAGGATCTCAAGTATCACGGCGAGGCTTCCCGCCTCGTGATCGGGGAGCGTTGCGTCATCCGCGAGTCGGCGACCATCAATCCGGGCACGGAGGGTGGTGGCATGCTGACCAAGATCGGCAATGACTGCCTGATCATGGCCAGCGCCCATGTGGCGCATGATGCCATCATCGGCAACAATGTCATCATGGCCAACTATGTCGGCATAGCCGGCCACTGCCATATCGGCGACAATGTGATCTTCGGCGGCACCTGCGTGGTCCACCAGTTCACCCGCGTCGGCGCGCATGCCTTCATCGGCGCCGCATCGATGGTGGATGGTGACGTCATTCCCTATGGCATGGCCGTCGGCAATCGGGCGTCACTGACCGGGCTTAATCTCGTTGGCCTTAAGCGCCGCAAGTTCGACCGCGAGGCCATCCACAGGCTGCGCGCGGCCTACCGGCTGATCTTTGCCAGCGAGGGAACGCTGCGCGAGCGCGTAGAGGATGCCACCGAGTTGTTCAAGAACGACCCGCTGGTGCAGGACGTGGTCAGTTTCATCGCGGCGGCGTCGGATCGGCCGATCCTGATGCCCCGCAACGGCCACGACGTCGACTAG
- a CDS encoding lipid-A-disaccharide synthase, translated as MSGSAPPVTRDQHLKLFILAGEPSGDRIAADLVGRLKQRVHLALSGVGGHELQAHGLRSLFPMSDLAVMGISDVVRRLPLLLWRIEQTARAIRAAKPDIVVLVDSQDFSKLLARRLKRLGYAGKLILYVAPSVWARAPERAAKLRPLFEEVLAVLPFEPAVMERLDGPPTSYVGHPALGERLVRDGVERGPLVLLPGSRDGELRRHLPLFRQVAARVGSHPTVDGIVIPTLPTLHDRLSREVADWPVPVRIVSDRAARAALYREAVLALAVSGTVTLELALARVPMVVTYVLDPHQARIYARHGKPPVSLPNIILHHDAVPELVQETPDAQAMESAVRMLLDNKKARHDQIEAFGELSMMMETGEAGFPRQDPADRVLAHWLSAS; from the coding sequence ATGAGCGGTTCGGCGCCGCCCGTCACCCGCGACCAGCATCTCAAGCTGTTCATCCTGGCCGGTGAGCCTTCCGGCGATCGCATTGCCGCTGATCTGGTCGGCCGCCTGAAGCAGCGTGTTCACCTGGCGCTGTCTGGCGTCGGAGGCCACGAACTGCAGGCACACGGCCTGCGTTCGTTGTTCCCGATGAGCGACCTTGCCGTGATGGGCATCAGCGACGTCGTGCGGCGCCTGCCGCTGCTCCTGTGGCGCATCGAGCAGACGGCCCGCGCCATTCGTGCCGCCAAGCCCGATATCGTCGTGCTGGTCGACTCGCAGGATTTCTCCAAGCTGCTGGCGCGTCGTCTGAAGCGCCTGGGCTATGCGGGCAAGCTCATTCTTTATGTTGCGCCTTCGGTCTGGGCCCGGGCGCCGGAGCGCGCCGCCAAGCTGCGGCCACTGTTTGAAGAGGTGCTGGCCGTCCTGCCCTTCGAGCCGGCAGTGATGGAGCGGCTCGATGGGCCACCGACCAGCTATGTCGGCCATCCCGCCTTGGGCGAGCGCCTGGTGCGGGACGGGGTTGAGCGGGGGCCGCTGGTATTGCTGCCCGGCAGCCGTGACGGCGAATTGCGCCGGCATCTGCCGCTATTCCGGCAGGTTGCCGCAAGGGTCGGCAGCCATCCGACGGTGGATGGCATCGTCATCCCCACGCTCCCGACGTTGCACGACCGCCTATCGCGCGAGGTGGCGGATTGGCCGGTGCCAGTGCGGATCGTGTCCGACCGGGCGGCCCGCGCTGCCCTCTACCGCGAGGCGGTCCTGGCCCTGGCGGTATCGGGCACCGTGACGCTGGAGCTTGCCTTGGCCAGGGTGCCGATGGTGGTCACCTACGTGCTCGATCCGCACCAGGCGCGGATCTATGCCCGGCATGGCAAGCCTCCGGTCTCGCTGCCCAATATCATCCTCCACCACGATGCGGTGCCGGAACTCGTGCAGGAAACGCCGGATGCGCAGGCAATGGAGTCGGCAGTGCGCATGCTGCTCGACAACAAAAAAGCCCGCCATGACCAGATCGAGGCCTTTGGCGAGCTTTCGATGATGATGGAAACCGGCGAGGCCGGATTTCCGCGGCAGGACCCGGCGGACCGGGTCCTCGCACACTGGCTTAGCGCGAGCTGA
- the gltA gene encoding citrate synthase, whose protein sequence is MTDKVAKLVIGDQTHEFPVLSGSVGPDVIDIRSLYAKTGMFTYDPGFTSTAACDSAITYIDGDKGQLLYRGYPIEQLSEKSTYIEVCYLLLYGELPNKTQLAEFTELVTRHTMVHEQMHYFYRGFRRDAHPMAIMTGVVGAMAAFYHDSTDITDPQQREIASIRMIAKMPTIAAMAYKYSVGQPFVYPRNDLDYASNFLHMCFSVPAEEYKVDPTIAKAMDLIFTLHADHEQNASTSTVRLAGSSDANPFACIAAGVACLWGPAHGGANEAALNMLKEIGTVDRIPEFIARAKDKSDNFKLMGFGHRVYKNFDPRATVMQKTAKEVLDLLGVHNNPTLQVAQELEKIALEDPYFIDRKLYPNVDFYSGIILEAIGFPTSMFTVLFSVARTVGWISQWKEMIADPQKKIGRPRQLYDGAPARDYSALSSR, encoded by the coding sequence ATGACCGATAAAGTCGCCAAACTCGTCATCGGGGACCAGACCCACGAATTCCCGGTTCTGTCCGGCTCCGTGGGTCCTGACGTGATCGATATCCGATCGCTCTACGCCAAGACCGGCATGTTCACATACGACCCCGGCTTCACCTCGACAGCGGCTTGCGACAGCGCCATCACCTATATCGACGGCGACAAGGGGCAGTTGCTCTACCGCGGCTACCCCATCGAACAACTGTCCGAAAAGAGCACCTATATCGAAGTCTGCTATCTGCTGCTCTACGGCGAGTTGCCGAACAAAACTCAACTGGCCGAATTCACCGAACTGGTGACGCGCCACACCATGGTGCATGAGCAGATGCACTATTTCTACCGCGGCTTCCGTCGCGACGCCCATCCGATGGCCATCATGACCGGTGTGGTCGGCGCCATGGCTGCCTTCTATCACGACTCCACCGACATCACCGACCCGCAGCAGCGCGAGATCGCCTCGATCCGCATGATCGCCAAGATGCCGACCATCGCGGCGATGGCGTATAAGTATTCGGTTGGCCAGCCCTTCGTTTACCCGCGCAACGACCTCGATTACGCCAGCAATTTCCTGCACATGTGCTTCTCGGTCCCGGCCGAGGAATACAAGGTCGACCCGACCATCGCCAAGGCGATGGACCTGATCTTCACCCTGCATGCCGACCATGAGCAGAATGCTTCGACCTCGACCGTCCGCCTGGCCGGCTCGTCCGACGCCAATCCGTTTGCCTGTATCGCTGCGGGCGTTGCCTGCCTATGGGGACCGGCGCATGGCGGCGCCAACGAAGCCGCGCTCAACATGCTCAAGGAGATCGGTACGGTCGACCGCATTCCCGAGTTCATTGCCCGCGCCAAGGACAAGTCCGACAACTTCAAGCTGATGGGCTTTGGTCACCGCGTCTACAAGAACTTCGATCCGCGCGCGACCGTGATGCAGAAGACGGCCAAGGAAGTGCTCGACCTTTTGGGCGTGCACAACAACCCGACCCTGCAGGTGGCCCAGGAACTCGAGAAGATCGCGCTCGAAGACCCTTACTTCATCGACCGCAAGCTTTACCCGAACGTCGATTTCTATTCCGGCATCATTCTCGAAGCGATCGGTTTCCCGACCTCGATGTTCACCGTGCTGTTCTCGGTGGCGCGCACCGTTGGCTGGATCAGCCAGTGGAAGGAAATGATCGCCGATCCGCAGAAGAAGATCGGCCGCCCCCGCCAGCTCTACGACGGAGCCCCCGCGCGCGACTATTCCGCGCTCAGCTCGCGCTAA